A segment of the Nocardia higoensis genome:
TCGGTGACCCGACCGTGTTCTGCGAGCGGTACCTCGAGACCGGCAGGCACATCGAGGTCCAGGTGATGGCCGACACCCACGGCACCGTGTGGGCGCTGGGCGAGCGGGAGTGCTCGATCCAGCGCAGGCATCAGAAGGTCGTGGAGGAAGCGCCCTCGCCGCTGGTCGAGCGCATCGACGCGGCGTCGGCCGACGACCGTCCCGGTATGCGGGACCGGCTGTTCGAGGCCGCCCGGCTGGCCGCGTCCGCGATCGGCTACACCGGCGCGGGCACCGTCGAGTTCCTGGCCGACGAGACCGGCGAGTTCTACTTCCTGGAGATGAACACCCGCCTGCAGGTGGAGCATCCGGTCACCGAATGCACCACCGGCGTCGATCTGGTCCGGCTCCAGCTGGCGGTGGCCGCCGGTGATCGGCTGCCCGCCGAGCCGCCGGTGATGCGCGGCCACTCCATCGAGGTCCGCCTCTACGCCGAGGACCCCGCCCACGACTGGCAGCCGCAGAGCGGCACGGTGCACCGCATCGACATTCCGCACGTGGCAGCCGAGTTCGAACCCCTCACCCGCGCGGGCATCCGCCTGGACACCGGCGTGCTGGACGGTTCCGTGGTGGGCGTGCACTACGACCCGATGCTCGCCAAGGTCATCGCCTTCGCCGAAACCCGCACGGAGGCAGCTCGACTGCTGGCCTCGGCATTGCGACGCGCCCGCATTCACGGCTTGGTCACCAACCGCGACCTGCTGGTCCGCGTCCTGCGCCACCCCGCGTTCCTGGCGGGCGACACCGACACGGCGTTCTTCGCGACCCACGGTCTGGACACCCTCGCCGCCCCGCTGGCCGAGCCCGCCGACGAACGCCTGTCCGTCGTGGCCGCCGCACTGGCGGACGCCGCCGTCAACCGCGCGAGCGCGCGGACCGGCGGCGGATTGCCCAGCGGCTGGCGCAATCTGCCCTCGCAGTCGCAACGCAAGTCCTACGACAGCCGTCGCACCGGCACCCACGACATCGACTACCGGTATGTCCGTGGCCGCGCCACGGTCGAAGGACACGACGGCCTCGAGGTCGTCTCGGCCGGTCCCGACCGGGTCGTGCTGTCCGTGCCGGGCGAACGCGGCCCCGTGCGCCGGAGCTTCGACATCGCCCGCTACGGCGAACTGGTCTGCGTCGACTCTCCGCTCGGCCCGGTGAGCGTGCGCAGACTGCCGCGCTTCAGCGACCCCGCCGACCAGTTCGCCACCGGTTCCCTGCTCGCCCCCATGCCGGGAACCGTGATCCGGCTCGGCGCCGCCGTGGGCGATCGGGTGAGCGCGGGCCAACCGGTGCTCTGGCTGGAGGCCATGAAGATGGAGCACACCATCGCGGCGCCCGCCACGGGCGTGCTCAGCGCGTTGAACGTCGAGGTGGGCCGTCAGGTCGAGCTCGGCACAGTACTGGCCGTCGTAGATCCCGACGACGCGATCGACGAGAAGTAAGGACCGACCATGAGTTTCATCGAAACCGACGAACGCAAGGCGCTGCGCGCAGCTGTGGCTCAGCTGGCCCTCAAATACACCTACCGCGACTATGTGCTGCCCAAGGCGCGCAAGGGCGAGCCGCTCACCGAACTGTGGCAGGAGGCGGGCGCGCTCGGCTTCCTCGGCGTGAACATCCCCGAGGAATACGGCGGCGGCGGCGCGGGCATGTACGAGCTGTCGCTGGTCATGGAGGAACTGTCCGCCCAGGGCGCGGGCCTGCTGCTCATGGTCGTCTCGCCGGCCATCTGCGGCACCATCATCAGCCGCTACGGCACCGACGAGCAGAAGCAGAACTGGCTGCCGCGCATCGCCGACGGCTCGGCCAAGATGGTCTTCGGCATCACCGAGCCCGACGCGGGCTCCAACTCGCACCAGATCACCACCACCGCCCGCCGCGACGGCGACGACTGGCTGCTGACCGGCCGCAAGATCTTCATCTCCGGCGTCGACCAGGCCGAGGCCGTGCTGATCGTCGCGCGCACCGAGGACCACAAGACCGGCAAGCTCAAGCCCGCGCTGTTCATCGTCCCCACCGACGCCCCCGGCTTCACCAAGGTGGCGCAGGAGATGGACATCATCGAGCCCGACCACCAGTACAACCTGTTCCTCGACGACGTCCGGCTGCCCTCGACAGCGCTGGTCGGCAAGGAGGACGCCGCGCTCATGCAGCTGTTCGCGGGCCTGAACCCCGAGCGCATCATGGGCGCCGCCATGGCCGTCGGCGTGGGCCGCTACGCCATCGATCGCGCCGTCGAAT
Coding sequences within it:
- a CDS encoding acetyl/propionyl/methylcrotonyl-CoA carboxylase subunit alpha, with the protein product MTRDRDTSISTVLVANRGEIARRVFATCRRMGLGTVAVYSDADAQAPHVGDADAAVRLPGNTPTETYLRGELIIEAALSAGADAVHPGYGFLSENAEFARAVLDAGLTWIGPPVAAIEEMGSKVASKKLMAAAGVPVLPELDPAEVAESHLPVLIKASAGGGGRGMRVVRDLSELSGQIEAARREAESAFGDPTVFCERYLETGRHIEVQVMADTHGTVWALGERECSIQRRHQKVVEEAPSPLVERIDAASADDRPGMRDRLFEAARLAASAIGYTGAGTVEFLADETGEFYFLEMNTRLQVEHPVTECTTGVDLVRLQLAVAAGDRLPAEPPVMRGHSIEVRLYAEDPAHDWQPQSGTVHRIDIPHVAAEFEPLTRAGIRLDTGVLDGSVVGVHYDPMLAKVIAFAETRTEAARLLASALRRARIHGLVTNRDLLVRVLRHPAFLAGDTDTAFFATHGLDTLAAPLAEPADERLSVVAAALADAAVNRASARTGGGLPSGWRNLPSQSQRKSYDSRRTGTHDIDYRYVRGRATVEGHDGLEVVSAGPDRVVLSVPGERGPVRRSFDIARYGELVCVDSPLGPVSVRRLPRFSDPADQFATGSLLAPMPGTVIRLGAAVGDRVSAGQPVLWLEAMKMEHTIAAPATGVLSALNVEVGRQVELGTVLAVVDPDDAIDEK
- a CDS encoding acyl-CoA dehydrogenase family protein, with the protein product MSFIETDERKALRAAVAQLALKYTYRDYVLPKARKGEPLTELWQEAGALGFLGVNIPEEYGGGGAGMYELSLVMEELSAQGAGLLLMVVSPAICGTIISRYGTDEQKQNWLPRIADGSAKMVFGITEPDAGSNSHQITTTARRDGDDWLLTGRKIFISGVDQAEAVLIVARTEDHKTGKLKPALFIVPTDAPGFTKVAQEMDIIEPDHQYNLFLDDVRLPSTALVGKEDAALMQLFAGLNPERIMGAAMAVGVGRYAIDRAVEYAKERTVWKTPIGAHQGISHPLAKVKIELEQAKLMMQKAATLYDAGDEMGAAEAANMAKYAAGEVSINALDQAIQTHGGAGLTADYGLAAMLGAARIARIAPVSREMILNFVAQHSLGLPRSY